The following proteins are encoded in a genomic region of Thermococcus pacificus:
- a CDS encoding PqqD family protein — protein MEEYLNLIPVCNEKVQLRKIEGKYYLLVPMESKLDFLARKLHGDYRRIELDEVGAYIWELCDGRRTIGEIGKALKARFGEEVEPLYERLVTFLLELRKRYLVEFKRADDIV, from the coding sequence ATGGAAGAGTACCTGAACCTTATCCCGGTGTGCAACGAGAAAGTCCAGCTCAGGAAGATCGAGGGAAAGTACTACCTTCTCGTCCCCATGGAGTCAAAGCTCGACTTCTTGGCCAGAAAACTCCACGGGGACTACAGGAGGATAGAACTCGACGAAGTGGGGGCATACATCTGGGAGCTCTGCGATGGCAGAAGAACCATCGGAGAGATAGGAAAGGCCCTGAAGGCGCGCTTCGGGGAGGAAGTTGAGCCCCTCTACGAGCGCCTGGTGACGTTTCTTTTAGAACTGAGGAAAAGGTATCTGGTTGAGTTTAAAAGGGCTGACGATATAGTCTGA